A stretch of Brevinematia bacterium DNA encodes these proteins:
- a CDS encoding radical SAM protein — translation MRGRFSYIFGPIPSRRLGMSLGVDIIPHKICIYDCVFCEVGRTKRQTAMRREYVRKDDVIKELEAFFSCYDGKIDHITITGEGETTLNSRLGEIISEVKDRFRYPVAVLTHSGNIYDEGVRNGLLLADVVCPSLDAVTQETFEKVNRPINSVRIEKIIEGLVRFREEFKNKILLEVLLVKGINDSEEELRKIGETCCLIKPDIVQISTVDRPGAYPDALPLSSEELRKAKMIISSYYANVEVLSRHYVNPEPLKKDIIGLREDIVEILRRRPLTVLDVVIAEGIDFFKAKQILSDLEREGVVEEVQINGTKFFKLAIRR, via the coding sequence CGATTCCTTCAAGAAGGTTAGGAATGTCATTAGGAGTTGACATTATACCGCACAAAATTTGCATTTATGATTGTGTGTTTTGTGAAGTAGGGAGAACTAAAAGGCAAACTGCTATGAGGAGAGAATATGTTAGGAAAGATGATGTTATAAAGGAATTAGAAGCTTTCTTTAGTTGTTATGATGGTAAGATTGATCACATTACTATTACGGGAGAAGGTGAAACAACTCTTAACTCTAGGTTAGGAGAAATTATTTCTGAGGTAAAGGATAGGTTCAGATATCCGGTAGCGGTTCTAACCCATTCTGGTAATATTTATGATGAGGGTGTGAGGAATGGATTACTGTTAGCTGATGTTGTTTGTCCCTCTCTTGATGCAGTGACTCAAGAAACTTTTGAGAAAGTAAACAGGCCTATCAACTCAGTAAGAATAGAGAAGATAATAGAAGGACTTGTGAGGTTCCGTGAAGAGTTTAAAAACAAGATTCTTCTTGAGGTACTTCTCGTTAAAGGAATAAATGATTCTGAAGAGGAATTAAGGAAAATAGGGGAAACCTGTTGTCTGATAAAGCCTGATATTGTGCAAATTAGTACTGTTGACAGACCTGGGGCGTATCCTGATGCTCTTCCTCTTTCTTCAGAGGAGTTGCGTAAAGCGAAGATGATAATATCCAGTTATTATGCTAATGTGGAAGTGTTAAGCAGGCATTATGTCAATCCAGAACCTTTGAAAAAAGACATCATAGGTCTAAGAGAGGATATTGTTGAGATACTCAGAAGAAGGCCTCTTACTGTGTTGGATGTAGTTATAGCTGAGGGAATTGATTTTTTTAAAGCTAAGCAAATACTTTCTGATCTTGAGAGAGAAGGGGTTGTAGAAGAGGTGCAGATAAATGGGACAAAATTTTTTAAGCTTGCTATCAGGAGATAG
- a CDS encoding TIGR00725 family protein, with the protein MKGNTVSGRKKQVLLIGDSGEFEDKNKVAYEIGRFIARNGWVLITGGRDGVMDWASRGAYEEGGTVVAITPFDSLENVTPFATVVIPTGMGFARNYINVLSADVVVAVGGGAGTLSEIAYAWQFNKPIIACSFVNGWSKEVAGKRLDYRERDPVINASSLEEVFDWLKKIL; encoded by the coding sequence ATGAAGGGAAATACAGTTAGCGGAAGGAAAAAGCAAGTTCTTCTCATAGGAGATAGCGGTGAGTTTGAGGACAAAAACAAAGTTGCTTATGAGATTGGTAGGTTTATAGCTAGAAATGGCTGGGTTTTGATAACGGGTGGTAGAGATGGTGTAATGGACTGGGCAAGCAGAGGAGCGTATGAAGAGGGAGGAACTGTTGTTGCTATAACCCCTTTTGATTCCCTTGAGAATGTAACACCTTTTGCTACTGTCGTTATCCCTACCGGCATGGGATTTGCAAGAAATTATATAAACGTTCTATCCGCAGACGTAGTTGTTGCCGTTGGTGGAGGAGCAGGAACATTATCCGAGATTGCCTATGCATGGCAATTCAATAAGCCGATAATTGCTTGTAGTTTTGTCAACGGTTGGAGCAAAGAGGTTGCAGGTAAGAGATTAGATTATAGAGAAAGAGACCCTGTAATCAACGCCTCCTCCCTAGAGGAGGTATTTGACTGGCTTAAGAAAATTCTCTAA
- a CDS encoding tetratricopeptide repeat protein translates to ALPTLAGTVVVVGLVGILVYFSIQKAEEESLKNKFDTAYFSYISSSRNNENLEQSFQNFISTLQEISATKKDYNIVAIANIILGDIYYNSEGRAYDTALSYYSKATNSRSEFLKVVAIFNVGQTYEAMGMFEESIKNYEIIFKNHSKSFLAPVALIKCAEVYYYLGKPDKSKEMYSLLTNKYPDSQANIIANLIDLVLQQAK, encoded by the coding sequence GGCTCTACCAACCCTAGCAGGAACTGTCGTCGTGGTGGGATTAGTTGGAATATTGGTATACTTTTCTATACAAAAAGCAGAAGAGGAAAGCTTGAAGAACAAGTTTGATACTGCGTACTTCTCATACATCTCTTCTTCAAGAAACAACGAAAACTTAGAACAAAGCTTCCAAAATTTCATCTCAACACTTCAAGAAATATCAGCAACTAAAAAAGATTACAACATAGTTGCAATAGCAAACATAATACTAGGTGATATCTACTACAACAGTGAAGGTAGAGCATATGATACAGCTCTATCCTACTATTCCAAAGCTACGAACTCTAGGTCAGAGTTTCTTAAAGTTGTTGCAATATTCAACGTTGGACAAACTTACGAAGCTATGGGAATGTTTGAAGAATCAATAAAAAACTACGAAATTATCTTCAAGAACCACTCAAAATCTTTCTTAGCTCCAGTTGCACTTATAAAGTGTGCAGAGGTATATTACTATCTAGGGAAGCCCGATAAGTCTAAAGAGATGTATTCTCTACTTACCAACAAATACCCAGATTCTCAAGCAAATATCATCGCTAACCTCATAGATTTAGTACTACAACAAGCGAAATAG